One window of the Populus trichocarpa isolate Nisqually-1 chromosome 9, P.trichocarpa_v4.1, whole genome shotgun sequence genome contains the following:
- the LOC18102024 gene encoding heavy metal-associated isoprenylated plant protein 16 isoform X3: MKQKIVIKVTGNGPKSRTKALRIAVGLSGVESARLGGEDKSQIEVVGDGVDAVQLTNLLRKKVGYAELASVEAVGEKKEEKKEEPAVQPVVWPVFGGGMPQTYIYPIHPHQDPSCSIM; encoded by the exons ATGAAG CAAAAGATAGTGATCAAGGTGACGGGGAATGGACCGAAGTCACGCACCAAAGCCTTGCGGATTGCAGTTGGGCTTTCAG GTGTTGAATCTGCTCGTTTAGGAGGGGAAGATAAGAGCCAGATAGAGGTGGTAGGCGATGGAGTTGATGCAGTACAACTTACAAATTTGCTGAGAAAGAAAGTAGGCTACGCAGAGTTAGCAAGTGTAGAAGCTGtgggagaaaagaaagaagagaagaaagaagagccAGCAGTGCAGCCGGTTGTTTGGCCCGTGTTTGGTGGAGGCATGCCTCAGACCTATATCTATCCGATTCACCCCCATCAGGACCCTTCTTGCTCCATCATGTAA
- the LOC18102024 gene encoding disease resistance protein RGA5 isoform X4, producing MKQKIVIKVTGKGPKSRSKALQIAVGLSGVESAGLGGQDKSQIEVVGDGVDAVQLTNLLRKKVGYAELASVEAVGEKKEEPAVQPVAWSVYGGGMPQTYIHPIHPHQDPSCSIM from the exons ATGAAG CAAAAGATAGTGATCAAGGTGACGGGGAAGGGACCGAAATCCCGCTCCAAAGCCTTGCAGATTGCAGTTGGGCTTTCAG GTGTTGAATCTGCCGGTTTAGGAGGGCAAGATAAGAGCCAGATAGAGGTGGTAGGCGATGGAGTTGATGCAGTACAACTTACAAATTTGCTGAGAAAGAAAGTAGGCTACGCAGAGTTAGCAAGTGTAGAAGCTGtgggagaaaagaaagaagagccaGCAGTGCAGCCGGTTGCTTGGTCCGTGTATGGTGGAGGCATGCCTCAGACCTATATCCATCCGATTCACCCCCATCAGGACCCTTCTTGCTCCATCATGTAA
- the LOC18102024 gene encoding heavy metal-associated isoprenylated plant protein 16 isoform X2, whose translation MKQKIVIKVTGKGPKSRSKALQIAVGLSGVESAGLGGQDKSQIEVVGDGVDAVQLTNLLRKKVGYAELASVEAVGEKKEEKKEEPAVQPVVWPVFGGGMPQTYIYPIHPHQDPSCSIM comes from the exons ATGAAG CAAAAGATAGTGATCAAGGTGACGGGGAAGGGACCGAAATCCCGCTCCAAAGCCTTGCAGATTGCAGTTGGGCTTTCAG GTGTTGAATCTGCCGGTTTAGGAGGGCAAGATAAGAGCCAGATAGAG GTGGTAGGCGATGGAGTTGATGCAGTACAACTTACAAATTTGCTGAGAAAGAAAGTAGGCTACGCAGAGTTAGCAAGTGTAGAAGCTGtgggagaaaagaaagaagagaagaaagaagagccAGCAGTGCAGCCGGTTGTTTGGCCCGTGTTTGGTGGAGGCATGCCTCAGACCTATATCTATCCGATTCACCCCCATCAGGACCCTTCTTGCTCCATCATGTAA
- the LOC18102024 gene encoding heavy metal-associated isoprenylated plant protein 47 isoform X5 encodes MKQKIVIKVTGKGPKSRSKALQIAVGLSGVESAGLGGQDKSQIEVVGDGVDAVQLTNLLRKKVGYAELASVEAVGEKKEEPAVQPVAWSVYGGGMPQTYIYPIHPHQDPSCSIM; translated from the exons ATGAAG CAAAAGATAGTGATCAAGGTGACGGGGAAGGGACCGAAATCCCGCTCCAAAGCCTTGCAGATTGCAGTTGGGCTTTCAG GTGTTGAATCTGCCGGTTTAGGAGGGCAAGATAAGAGCCAGATAGAGGTGGTAGGCGATGGAGTTGATGCAGTACAACTTACAAATTTGCTGAGAAAGAAAGTAGGCTACGCAGAGTTAGCAAGTGTAGAAGCTGtgggagaaaagaaagaagagccaGCAGTGCAGCCGGTTGCTTGGTCCGTGTATGGTGGAGGCATGCCTCAGAC CTATATCTATCCGATTCACCCCCATCAGGACCCTTCTTGCTCCATCATGTAA